One part of the Tunicatimonas pelagia genome encodes these proteins:
- a CDS encoding HipA family kinase, with translation MNQPEIRTVDVVRYVQPLREGGSLPAIVEADDGFLYVLKFRGAGQGKKALIAELIGGELARAIGLKVPELVFMNLDDSFSKTEPDEEIQDLLKFSVGLNLGLHYLSGAITYDPLVSVADSLTASKVVLLDSIISNVDRTYKNTNLLNWHRELWLIDHGASLYFHHSWDNWQDHTQRTFPLVKDHVLLYRATELDLASQEIKSTLSLETIQAVVATIPDDWLLEEGESTTPQKRKEVYAEVLIARLSNIDLLVKEATDARPTSV, from the coding sequence ATGAACCAACCCGAGATACGAACGGTAGATGTAGTCCGATACGTGCAGCCGCTGCGCGAAGGCGGATCGCTGCCAGCTATTGTGGAGGCCGATGATGGTTTTTTGTACGTACTAAAGTTTCGGGGAGCAGGGCAAGGGAAAAAGGCACTGATTGCTGAATTAATTGGTGGTGAACTGGCTCGGGCTATCGGTTTAAAAGTACCAGAGCTGGTTTTTATGAATTTGGACGATTCGTTCAGTAAAACTGAGCCTGACGAGGAAATACAAGATCTGCTAAAGTTTAGTGTGGGGCTAAATCTGGGGTTGCATTATCTTTCAGGAGCCATCACGTATGACCCGTTAGTTTCAGTAGCTGATTCGCTGACCGCTTCCAAGGTGGTGCTGTTAGATAGTATTATCTCGAACGTTGATCGTACTTACAAAAACACTAATCTACTAAACTGGCACCGGGAGCTGTGGTTGATTGACCACGGAGCTAGTCTATATTTTCACCATTCCTGGGACAACTGGCAGGATCATACTCAACGCACCTTTCCGTTGGTGAAAGATCATGTGTTGCTTTATCGGGCAACTGAGTTAGATTTAGCATCTCAGGAGATAAAATCAACCTTAAGCCTAGAAACTATTCAGGCTGTTGTGGCCACCATTCCCGACGATTGGCTGTTAGAAGAAGGTGAGTCTACTACTCCCCAAAAAAGAAAAGAAGTTTACGCTGAGGTTCTCATCGCTCGTTTGTCCAATATTGATTTACTCGTTAAAGAAGCTACCGATGCCCGACCAACAAGTGTATGA
- a CDS encoding UPF0175 family protein: MKQALAIQLYRKQKVTLGKAAQIANLSRLAFENLFAENDIPISSLSLKDVLPDAEKLRLSGGSS; encoded by the coding sequence ATAAAACAAGCTCTGGCTATTCAACTGTACCGTAAGCAAAAAGTCACGCTAGGTAAGGCCGCTCAGATAGCCAACCTAAGCCGGCTGGCGTTTGAAAATTTATTTGCTGAGAACGATATACCGATCTCTAGTTTGAGCCTTAAAGACGTACTACCCGATGCAGAAAAGCTACGCTTATCAGGTGGCTCGAGTTAG
- a CDS encoding DUF6122 family protein: MNNRAIEVFSRFKVMQLFIHYFLHLVFPAAIALMFFRKKWKQAYLWMLATMLVDLDHLLANPIFQPNRCSVGFHYLHTFYASVIYFVMLFFPYPLRIVGLGLLLHLLTDFIDCLFMFSQCPECQAAAPAYEWLKTVASWLGI, from the coding sequence TTGAACAATCGAGCAATCGAGGTATTTAGCCGTTTCAAGGTAATGCAGCTATTCATTCACTATTTTTTGCACTTAGTATTTCCGGCAGCGATTGCATTAATGTTCTTTAGAAAGAAGTGGAAGCAAGCGTACTTATGGATGTTAGCGACCATGCTGGTTGATCTGGATCATCTGTTGGCAAATCCAATTTTTCAACCGAACCGCTGTAGCGTAGGGTTTCACTATTTGCACACTTTTTATGCCTCGGTAATCTATTTTGTCATGCTATTTTTTCCTTATCCACTACGGATTGTTGGCTTAGGGCTTTTACTCCATCTGCTAACTGATTTTATTGATTGTCTGTTTATGTTTAGCCAGTGTCCAGAGTGCCAAGCGGCAGCTCCCGCTTACGAATGGCTAAAAACAGTAGCCAGTTGGTTGGGGATATAG
- a CDS encoding aldo/keto reductase, with translation MVTYTELASNLKISQVLTGLWQIADMERDGQTLDAQTTAQAMQPYVQAGFTTFDMADHYGSAEVITGTFRKQNPDNPVQLLTKWVPKPGPVTKNEVREAVQLSLDRMQSDSLDLLQFHAWNYADPVWLDSLFWLQELKEEGLIRHLGVTNFDAAHLRIAVASGIEIVSNQICYSLIDQRAHGAMTEVCQQYGVKILAFGTLAGGFLTEKWLDKPEPKVDEENTWSQMKYKRFIDVAGGWEKFQPLLQALKQVAEKHQVPMATVATRFILDQPAVGGVILGARLGQNEYVEENLKIFSTQLDIEDHQKLQQAQQLLNPIPGGCGDEYRKPPFLTASGDLSHHLDSMPRPYEPVTYRGRQKVFSGTSWEDMAGYCRAVRSGDRISVSGTTATHGSQQIGGSDAAAQTYFVIDKIQGAIESLGGSPEDVVRTRIFVNNINDWEAVARAHGERFGSIQPANTLVEAKLVGEGYLVEIEAEAWMR, from the coding sequence ATGGTCACTTACACTGAACTAGCCTCTAACCTAAAAATCTCTCAAGTACTCACCGGACTATGGCAGATTGCCGATATGGAGCGCGACGGGCAAACCCTGGATGCTCAGACTACTGCCCAGGCAATGCAACCTTACGTACAAGCGGGTTTTACCACTTTCGATATGGCCGACCACTACGGCTCGGCTGAAGTGATTACCGGTACGTTCCGCAAGCAAAACCCAGATAACCCGGTACAACTGCTTACTAAGTGGGTGCCAAAACCCGGTCCGGTTACCAAGAATGAAGTAAGAGAAGCAGTACAGCTTTCCCTCGACCGAATGCAGTCAGATTCGCTGGATTTGCTACAGTTCCACGCCTGGAACTACGCTGACCCAGTATGGCTGGATAGTCTGTTTTGGTTGCAAGAGTTAAAAGAAGAAGGGCTGATCCGCCATTTGGGAGTGACTAATTTTGATGCCGCCCATCTGCGGATAGCGGTTGCCAGTGGTATTGAGATTGTCTCTAATCAGATTTGCTACTCACTGATTGACCAGCGAGCGCACGGAGCTATGACCGAGGTTTGCCAGCAGTACGGAGTGAAGATATTGGCCTTCGGCACCTTGGCCGGAGGCTTTCTGACTGAGAAGTGGCTGGATAAGCCCGAACCTAAGGTAGATGAAGAAAATACCTGGTCGCAGATGAAGTACAAACGCTTTATTGATGTGGCGGGGGGCTGGGAGAAGTTCCAGCCGCTGCTGCAAGCACTAAAGCAAGTAGCCGAAAAGCATCAAGTACCAATGGCTACCGTAGCTACTCGCTTCATTTTAGATCAACCGGCGGTAGGGGGAGTAATTTTAGGAGCTAGACTTGGACAAAATGAATATGTTGAGGAGAACTTGAAAATCTTTTCAACCCAATTAGACATTGAAGACCATCAGAAACTACAGCAAGCTCAGCAGCTATTAAATCCCATTCCAGGAGGCTGCGGCGATGAATACCGTAAGCCCCCGTTCCTTACCGCCTCCGGCGACCTGAGTCATCACTTGGATTCTATGCCTCGACCGTATGAGCCAGTTACCTACCGTGGTCGGCAAAAGGTATTTAGCGGCACCTCTTGGGAAGATATGGCCGGTTACTGCCGGGCGGTGCGCAGCGGTGATCGTATCTCGGTATCGGGCACTACGGCTACGCACGGCTCTCAGCAGATCGGTGGAAGTGACGCTGCCGCTCAAACCTACTTTGTGATTGATAAAATTCAGGGAGCCATTGAGTCGCTGGGTGGCTCGCCGGAAGATGTGGTGCGTACCCGCATTTTTGTGAATAACATTAACGACTGGGAAGCCGTAGCCCGTGCCCACGGCGAACGCTTCGGCAGCATCCAACCCGCCAACACCCTGGTAGAAGCCAAACTGGTAGGAGAAGGCTACCTCGTAGAAATTGAAGCCGAAGCCTGGATGAGGTAG
- a CDS encoding DUF3037 domain-containing protein translates to MPDQQVYEYAFIRYVPRVEREEFLNVGVILFCKGKRFLQMRYQINSRRLQAFSSEINLTELEQYLKAWDIICQGKAQDQPIAQLDPASRFRWLTATRSTIIQSSKVHPGLCSNPESVLEKLFTNYVL, encoded by the coding sequence ATGCCCGACCAACAAGTGTATGAATATGCTTTCATCCGCTACGTTCCTCGGGTAGAGCGAGAAGAGTTTCTGAACGTAGGAGTGATTCTTTTTTGCAAAGGTAAGCGATTTCTTCAAATGAGGTACCAGATCAATTCCCGACGGTTACAGGCTTTTTCGTCTGAGATAAATCTTACCGAATTAGAGCAATATTTAAAAGCTTGGGATATAATTTGCCAGGGCAAAGCCCAAGATCAGCCCATCGCCCAGCTCGATCCTGCCAGTCGGTTTCGTTGGCTAACCGCTACCCGCAGTACCATCATCCAAAGCTCCAAAGTTCACCCTGGCTTGTGTTCCAATCCCGAATCAGTGCTGGAAAAGCTATTTACTAATTATGTACTTTAG
- a CDS encoding glycosyltransferase, producing the protein MYQVDIKEGVRLDDYRSYATLVPAFNAFYNEALLLKRSLQERKIWMINSTEHGGGVAEMLPRMISILRQLGLQADWLVMETNEQGFFSLTKNIHNLIHGQAGAEITAEDTALYEQINKENAEQLARYVQKNDIVVFHDPQPAGMAQELKKLVDVTAIWRCHIGLDYSNASTHAAWSFLSPHLQAYDHFVFSSPEYIPEGLSGNVTLIHPSLDPLSHKNRPLSLHKLTGILNNAGLLTSSQPYLYPHYEHRVARIQPDGTFGPAQNGTDIGLLFRPILTQVSRWDKLKGFFSLMEGFVELKKRTPKNSSDRNHQRIQNARLVLAGPDPASVADDPEGKQVLQNLIEAYVGLPDALKEDVVILTLPMRSPKENALIVNALQRSSYVVVQNSLQEGFGLTATEAMGKRIAVLTSSACGLRNQVRNHIDGRRLPHPDDPTEVAHYLEELLSNPKMVEEMSFSAEKRVLDHFLIFQQLTNWLNVFHKVLPTE; encoded by the coding sequence ATGTACCAAGTAGATATAAAAGAAGGAGTGCGGTTAGACGACTACCGTTCTTACGCTACCTTAGTGCCGGCCTTCAATGCCTTTTACAACGAAGCTTTACTGCTGAAGCGGTCGTTGCAAGAGCGAAAAATCTGGATGATTAATTCTACCGAGCACGGTGGTGGAGTAGCCGAGATGCTGCCCCGCATGATTAGTATATTACGCCAATTGGGTTTACAAGCAGATTGGCTAGTCATGGAGACCAACGAACAAGGTTTCTTCTCTCTCACTAAAAATATTCATAACCTTATTCATGGTCAAGCGGGGGCTGAAATTACTGCCGAAGATACCGCTTTATACGAACAAATAAACAAAGAGAACGCTGAGCAACTGGCGCGATACGTTCAGAAGAATGATATTGTAGTATTTCACGATCCTCAGCCGGCGGGAATGGCGCAGGAGCTAAAAAAACTGGTGGATGTTACAGCCATTTGGCGCTGCCATATTGGGCTTGATTATTCTAACGCCAGCACCCATGCCGCTTGGTCGTTTCTATCGCCTCACCTTCAAGCTTACGATCATTTTGTGTTTTCTAGCCCTGAGTATATCCCCGAAGGCTTATCGGGCAACGTTACCCTGATTCATCCTAGTCTTGATCCGCTGTCGCACAAAAACCGACCGCTTTCACTGCATAAGCTTACCGGTATTTTGAATAACGCGGGCTTACTAACCTCTTCTCAGCCGTATCTTTATCCTCACTATGAGCATCGGGTAGCTCGTATACAGCCCGATGGTACGTTCGGGCCCGCTCAAAATGGAACGGATATTGGCTTACTATTTCGTCCTATTCTTACTCAAGTGTCACGGTGGGATAAGCTGAAAGGTTTTTTCAGTTTGATGGAAGGGTTCGTAGAACTGAAGAAGCGTACACCGAAAAATTCGTCCGACCGAAATCATCAGCGGATTCAAAATGCCCGACTCGTTTTAGCGGGGCCCGATCCTGCATCAGTTGCTGATGACCCCGAAGGAAAGCAGGTGCTGCAAAACCTGATAGAGGCTTACGTAGGTCTGCCGGATGCACTAAAAGAAGATGTAGTAATACTCACGCTGCCGATGCGTTCCCCTAAAGAAAACGCCTTGATTGTAAATGCTCTACAGCGCAGCTCCTACGTGGTAGTACAGAACTCTTTGCAAGAAGGCTTTGGACTAACCGCTACCGAGGCTATGGGTAAACGCATTGCCGTACTGACCAGTAGTGCCTGTGGTTTACGCAACCAAGTTCGGAACCACATTGATGGTCGGCGGTTGCCTCATCCGGACGACCCTACCGAAGTTGCTCACTATTTAGAAGAACTGCTGAGCAACCCGAAGATGGTGGAAGAAATGAGTTTCAGTGCCGAGAAACGGGTGCTAGATCATTTCTTAATCTTTCAGCAGCTTACCAACTGGCTCAATGTTTTTCATAAGGTTCTACCGACAGAATAA
- a CDS encoding APC family permease produces MINTTTSTSSTGLVRRLGLLGLAATGICSMLGASINVVPFMIQRNVPGIGPYVLPAFLLAAVPAILAAFAYSLLASAMPRAGGSYLYASRGLHPYLGFVASFSQWFGLSIVIGVIAYVVVPFFRDIALGLGWSGLAAWLEVGWVRISLAVLLLWTFVLINIRGAKSYERTLIPLMFLMFGLGAIVIVAGFWFSADDFTTGVQQAGGNLPVESEAVFHWPTFLAAAALLFSSFIGFDSIAQAGGEAKNPNRNLPLAIALAITVVGCFYFLFTLSVYRIVPWQFVAQEAMQQDISAPGLLRYVLPAGLAVAIVAGAAIALINDLPAMLLSVSRLMFAWAEDRIFSKRITVVHPVWHTPHVALLLSGGMATVGILGSHFAGDFFLGIDIMVTSMMVNFLLMCFTLVTITRVNPMLAQNIRIVKSRSVQLVLGWGGTAVLTGFLIIHTWKDLHNEVDAWYFHSTYIWLIVMLLASVFFFIRWFRLKKQGINLRQQFLNLPPE; encoded by the coding sequence ATGATTAACACAACTACCTCAACGTCTTCTACTGGATTAGTCCGCCGACTAGGGTTACTTGGTTTAGCCGCTACCGGAATATGCTCCATGCTGGGAGCCTCTATCAACGTAGTGCCTTTTATGATTCAGCGTAACGTACCGGGTATCGGCCCTTACGTGCTTCCGGCGTTTCTACTAGCGGCGGTTCCGGCTATTTTAGCTGCCTTCGCTTACAGTTTACTGGCCTCAGCTATGCCTCGGGCCGGAGGGAGCTATTTGTACGCCAGTAGAGGGTTGCATCCGTATCTAGGTTTTGTGGCTAGCTTTTCTCAGTGGTTCGGCTTATCAATTGTTATTGGAGTGATTGCCTACGTAGTCGTTCCCTTTTTCCGAGACATTGCCCTCGGACTAGGCTGGTCTGGCTTGGCTGCTTGGTTAGAAGTGGGCTGGGTGCGAATAAGCTTGGCCGTGCTACTGCTTTGGACGTTTGTACTCATCAATATTCGTGGAGCAAAATCTTACGAGCGAACGCTGATTCCGTTGATGTTTCTCATGTTTGGATTGGGGGCTATCGTAATCGTAGCTGGTTTTTGGTTTAGTGCCGATGATTTTACAACAGGGGTGCAACAAGCCGGAGGGAATTTGCCCGTAGAGTCGGAAGCTGTGTTTCATTGGCCAACTTTTTTGGCCGCTGCCGCTCTGCTCTTTTCTAGTTTTATTGGCTTTGATTCTATCGCGCAGGCTGGGGGAGAGGCTAAGAACCCTAACCGAAACCTACCTTTAGCCATTGCGCTGGCTATTACCGTGGTCGGCTGTTTCTACTTTCTATTCACGCTATCGGTTTACCGTATTGTTCCCTGGCAGTTTGTCGCTCAAGAAGCGATGCAGCAGGACATCTCTGCCCCTGGATTACTGCGCTACGTACTACCAGCCGGGTTAGCGGTAGCCATTGTAGCCGGAGCAGCTATCGCGCTAATTAACGATCTTCCAGCTATGCTGTTATCGGTATCTCGCTTAATGTTTGCCTGGGCAGAAGATCGTATTTTTTCGAAAAGAATTACAGTAGTACACCCAGTCTGGCACACTCCGCACGTAGCTTTGTTGCTAAGTGGAGGAATGGCTACGGTGGGTATCTTGGGCAGTCACTTTGCGGGTGATTTCTTTTTAGGAATCGATATTATGGTCACCTCTATGATGGTGAATTTCCTGCTAATGTGCTTTACTTTGGTTACAATCACCCGCGTAAACCCGATGCTCGCTCAAAACATCCGAATAGTGAAAAGTCGAAGCGTTCAGCTGGTTTTGGGCTGGGGTGGAACGGCTGTGCTTACGGGCTTCCTAATTATTCATACCTGGAAAGATCTACATAATGAGGTTGACGCTTGGTACTTTCATTCTACCTATATCTGGCTAATTGTGATGCTATTAGCGTCAGTATTCTTTTTCATTCGTTGGTTTAGACTAAAGAAACAAGGCATTAACCTCCGTCAGCAATTTTTAAACTTACCTCCCGAATAA
- a CDS encoding RluA family pseudouridine synthase: MLFEDEYLALIHKPAGVLVSGNRFKTITHALPQNLAPSTLSDATLPQPVHRLDYATTGILLVGKTRSSIRALNNMFENKEVGKTYYAIAIGEMSEVGTIASEIDGKQSRSGYVVQQSVPSKRFGQLNLVRLTPQSGRRHQLRKHLSGIENPILGDREYGAEGLVLTGKGLYLHAYSLEFIHPLTAQKIYVTDELPQRFRKIFGGVKE, translated from the coding sequence GTGCTGTTTGAGGATGAATACTTAGCGCTAATTCATAAACCAGCTGGGGTTTTAGTGAGTGGCAACCGATTTAAAACAATCACTCACGCTTTACCCCAGAACCTCGCGCCAAGTACTTTGAGCGACGCTACTTTACCTCAACCAGTGCACCGGCTAGATTACGCTACCACAGGTATTCTACTCGTTGGGAAAACGCGTAGTAGCATTCGGGCTTTAAACAACATGTTTGAGAATAAAGAGGTGGGGAAAACCTATTATGCTATCGCCATTGGCGAAATGAGCGAAGTTGGAACAATTGCTTCTGAAATTGATGGTAAACAGTCTCGATCAGGTTATGTGGTGCAACAATCGGTGCCATCTAAAAGGTTTGGTCAACTTAACCTAGTGCGGTTAACACCTCAAAGCGGGAGAAGGCACCAGTTACGCAAACACCTATCCGGTATTGAAAACCCAATTTTGGGAGATAGGGAATACGGTGCAGAGGGCTTAGTTTTGACAGGGAAGGGGTTGTATTTACACGCCTATTCACTAGAATTTATTCACCCTTTAACTGCTCAGAAAATCTACGTGACTGATGAACTGCCCCAGAGGTTTAGAAAAATATTTGGTGGAGTAAAGGAATAA
- a CDS encoding DNA methyltransferase yields MNVNVDSIPINSFWSEASNKELWLHKIHSYPAKFPSLIVNKSIKYAQDNGIEVDTIGDVFCGCGTTSLESKINAKNFWGCDINPVATLIAKAKSTYYCTETVQRYYNKTVKYYHDTVKNQDFRLLKDERINYWYQEKSIIDLNHLLNSIEINIPNGKYKNLFLCCFSNILKPTSRWLTKSIKPQIDKTKEVSDVIPSFEKQFVATLKAIYQISTLKMQKANADIVTCNFLKTKKKIPPIDLLVTSPPYVTAYEYADLHQLSTLWLGFTDNYRTLRKGTIGSLYHTNISNHNIKSLNKTGRHICNSMSTIDNKKALTIAKYFIDLEGTVSKCYKIMSKKSVSIFVIGNTSYKKVKIDNANYLIECMQDNGFKNVEIYKRKVQSKILTPYRNEQGKFTSNPDKKDVFSFEFVVSGMKY; encoded by the coding sequence ATGAATGTAAATGTAGATTCTATCCCTATCAATAGCTTTTGGAGTGAAGCAAGTAATAAAGAATTATGGTTGCATAAAATTCATTCTTATCCAGCAAAATTTCCTTCTCTAATAGTAAATAAAAGTATAAAATATGCACAAGATAATGGTATTGAGGTAGATACAATAGGTGATGTCTTCTGCGGATGTGGTACTACATCATTAGAATCAAAAATTAACGCAAAGAATTTTTGGGGTTGTGACATTAATCCGGTTGCTACATTGATAGCTAAAGCGAAAAGTACTTACTACTGTACAGAAACAGTTCAAAGGTATTATAATAAAACTGTAAAGTATTATCATGATACTGTAAAGAATCAGGACTTTAGATTATTAAAAGACGAAAGAATAAATTATTGGTATCAAGAAAAAAGTATCATAGACCTAAATCATCTACTGAACAGTATAGAAATTAATATCCCAAATGGAAAATATAAAAACTTATTTTTATGCTGTTTTTCTAATATTTTAAAGCCTACATCTCGTTGGTTAACTAAATCAATTAAACCACAAATAGACAAAACGAAAGAGGTATCCGATGTTATTCCAAGCTTTGAGAAGCAATTTGTAGCTACGCTAAAAGCCATCTACCAGATTTCTACGTTGAAGATGCAAAAAGCTAATGCTGATATTGTTACTTGTAATTTTTTGAAGACTAAAAAGAAAATACCACCTATTGATTTATTAGTTACTAGTCCTCCATACGTAACTGCATATGAGTATGCCGATTTGCATCAGTTGTCTACGCTTTGGCTTGGTTTTACTGATAATTATCGGACTCTAAGAAAGGGTACAATAGGAAGCCTGTATCACACGAATATATCTAATCATAACATAAAATCTCTAAATAAAACAGGAAGACATATTTGCAACTCGATGAGCACTATTGATAATAAAAAGGCACTAACAATTGCTAAATATTTCATCGACTTGGAGGGTACTGTAAGTAAATGCTACAAAATAATGTCAAAAAAAAGTGTTAGTATTTTTGTCATCGGTAATACTTCTTACAAAAAGGTGAAGATTGATAACGCCAATTATTTGATTGAATGTATGCAAGATAACGGATTCAAAAATGTTGAAATTTATAAAAGAAAAGTGCAGTCTAAAATATTAACTCCTTATAGAAATGAGCAAGGAAAATTTACTTCTAACCCTGATAAAAAAGATGTATTTAGTTTTGAATTTGTTGTATCCGGGATGAAATATTAA
- a CDS encoding ATP-binding protein, whose translation MKDLKPSGNNDKIDNYVQSNHQHIEIGLLKNLSDRVKLIEESNQPNHIFLIGEYGQGKSFSLKVIQDKIYVEYNGGIICYTLGLASSTYRKDTSIFEKQLMEDIEKLFDRIDPDLYTSKPDLIAKYNLKNEKNFRQFLQDFDQAFKELDILVYVFIDELDKIVISEIDENGKRKFLETIKTIADVCSTSISLIVAGTPNCEATIDELSDDYKQRFYVIEKSSLAIEDLKKYIREKFRKKLRYVGHYPFHNSIYKKLLNITGGNIRKVESVSRDLWNLSAERKCKINNSLMKDYLLGRLREKINSLLVKSDIEVTENKIRFIFNLFFLGGKVGINKVEKSLTLPKKREIRQLISSNNLARIVDKSYVLDGDTIDSLKDSLVV comes from the coding sequence ATGAAAGATCTAAAACCTTCCGGTAACAATGATAAAATCGATAATTATGTACAATCAAATCATCAGCATATTGAAATAGGTTTGCTCAAAAATTTAAGTGACCGAGTTAAACTAATAGAAGAATCAAATCAGCCGAACCATATATTTCTAATCGGTGAATATGGGCAAGGTAAAAGCTTCTCACTTAAGGTCATTCAAGATAAAATTTATGTGGAGTATAATGGGGGTATAATATGCTATACATTAGGTTTAGCAAGTTCTACTTATCGGAAAGACACTAGTATTTTTGAAAAGCAACTCATGGAAGATATAGAAAAGCTTTTTGACAGGATTGACCCAGACTTATACACTAGTAAACCTGATCTGATCGCGAAGTATAATCTGAAAAATGAAAAAAATTTTAGACAATTCTTACAAGACTTTGATCAGGCGTTCAAAGAGCTAGATATATTGGTTTACGTCTTCATTGATGAGCTTGACAAAATCGTTATTTCCGAAATCGATGAAAATGGCAAGAGGAAGTTTTTAGAAACAATTAAAACTATTGCTGATGTTTGTTCTACCTCTATTTCACTAATTGTTGCTGGAACACCAAACTGCGAAGCGACGATAGATGAGTTATCTGATGACTACAAACAACGCTTCTATGTTATTGAAAAGAGTAGTCTAGCAATAGAGGATTTGAAAAAATATATAAGAGAGAAATTTCGAAAAAAATTACGTTATGTTGGTCACTATCCTTTTCATAACAGCATTTATAAAAAATTACTCAATATAACTGGTGGTAACATAAGGAAAGTCGAAAGTGTTTCCAGAGATTTGTGGAATTTGTCTGCTGAAAGAAAATGCAAGATAAATAATTCCTTAATGAAAGATTATCTGCTTGGTAGACTTCGTGAAAAGATTAACTCTTTGCTAGTAAAATCTGATATTGAAGTCACGGAAAATAAAATCAGGTTCATATTCAACTTATTTTTCCTTGGTGGAAAAGTAGGAATAAACAAAGTTGAGAAAAGTCTAACTCTACCTAAAAAAAGAGAAATTAGACAACTCATATCTAGCAATAATTTAGCACGAATCGTAGATAAGTCTTATGTTTTAGATGGAGACACTATAGATAGTTTAAAAGATTCTTTAGTAGTATGA
- a CDS encoding DUF2267 domain-containing protein: protein MNALPRYQPHLIYLSDMIVPIARYLGFSENTEQALTLVESLLSTICRILPFSKAVQFFTPLPLPLQALIAEHWKVDQYLPSPIHSFPDLLHKIVSADQQVYSSDEIGTELVKRTLLATMKAVSNHVSPEEMKQIISVFPDDAQERIDVYIQME, encoded by the coding sequence ATGAACGCCCTTCCTCGATATCAGCCCCACCTTATTTATCTGAGCGATATGATTGTTCCTATTGCTAGGTACTTAGGGTTTTCAGAAAATACCGAACAGGCACTTACACTGGTAGAGTCGCTTTTGAGTACTATTTGTCGTATTTTGCCCTTTTCAAAGGCAGTACAATTTTTTACACCTTTACCACTCCCGCTACAAGCACTTATCGCTGAGCATTGGAAAGTAGATCAATACCTTCCATCACCCATCCATTCATTTCCCGATCTGCTTCATAAAATTGTGAGTGCTGACCAGCAGGTATACTCTTCGGACGAAATTGGTACAGAGCTGGTTAAAAGAACATTACTAGCTACTATGAAAGCGGTTTCTAATCATGTTTCGCCGGAAGAGATGAAGCAGATTATCAGCGTCTTTCCTGATGACGCACAAGAGCGTATTGATGTCTACATTCAGATGGAATAG
- a CDS encoding DUF4249 family protein yields MIAKKYAIGLILLTIFSACEEVPEFQIGESAPVVQAYLYAGEPIDDVRLTELVPFVSDVEEVPVITNAEIIIISEGNRYSLSPASELEGTYRYEGDDLAITSGNTYGLEFTYQGELATAETTVPFPPEETQISQPEISVPQILTRRDLLQIRDSFSETIDVTWDNNEGEYYYVLIENLEESPEAIDVNNSLPRQFSFVSEPTQENIFPLRLFVHYQQYGLHRVRLFRVNEEYANLYESLEQDSRNLNEPFSNVRNGLGIFTGFAYDAVYFEVKKR; encoded by the coding sequence ATGATTGCTAAAAAATACGCCATTGGCTTAATCTTACTTACTATTTTCTCAGCCTGTGAGGAAGTACCTGAGTTTCAGATCGGAGAAAGTGCCCCGGTAGTACAGGCCTACCTGTACGCCGGAGAGCCGATAGATGACGTTCGCTTAACTGAGCTGGTGCCGTTTGTGAGCGATGTAGAAGAAGTTCCGGTGATTACCAACGCGGAGATTATAATCATTTCTGAAGGAAACCGCTACTCGCTTAGTCCGGCTTCGGAGTTGGAAGGAACCTACCGCTACGAGGGGGACGACTTAGCTATTACTTCGGGTAATACCTACGGACTGGAATTCACCTACCAGGGCGAGCTGGCTACCGCGGAGACGACGGTTCCTTTCCCACCCGAAGAAACGCAGATTTCGCAACCTGAGATTTCGGTACCCCAGATTCTAACCCGCCGTGATCTGCTTCAGATCCGGGATTCTTTTTCCGAAACTATCGACGTGACTTGGGATAACAACGAAGGTGAATATTACTACGTGCTGATTGAAAATCTGGAAGAAAGCCCCGAAGCCATTGATGTGAATAATTCGCTACCCCGTCAATTCTCCTTTGTCTCCGAGCCTACCCAGGAAAATATCTTTCCCCTTCGTCTGTTTGTACACTACCAACAGTACGGATTGCATCGGGTTCGGCTGTTCCGGGTGAACGAAGAATACGCCAACCTTTACGAATCACTAGAGCAGGATTCCCGCAACCTGAACGAGCCCTTTTCCAACGTCCGCAACGGCCTAGGCATCTTCACCGGCTTTGCCTACGATGCAGTATATTTTGAGGTGAAGAAACGTTAG